One segment of Fusarium oxysporum f. sp. lycopersici 4287 chromosome 7, whole genome shotgun sequence DNA contains the following:
- a CDS encoding hypothetical protein (At least one base has a quality score < 10), giving the protein MGLDSFTYDPDHRVIVCRPCGTCLVPRPTSWKSHLRAQPHRMRGEELRLTIEQLSSYSLRPVDELRQWRVDRKRPCRPIEGLTVYEGYICCTDDAECDYCTRRIEKMHDHMPAHGKRASQYTDDRSLWRSCRLQTYFTAKGLIDYFVIDDPSISPRTGAAGAAGAVSGPPTLGSSLPISPSSQEEGKLFEDLKADVIRASRDVEEKASVVEGIDESRADRVPWLIHTGFPTHLRGLRDTEIISSYALPRSIDPLDDGICSEDDEDDDDHNDDDENKGDGTGRTATDLRRILAAAEGMLRDAYRLCSDKSPERKMTQQRAKRLSNFRGEDSKLSSIKADKFRSFKNESSLTSYFRIQKQLLAYYYRTVFRADGHFTRERDDQIVPRDTIEATSMQQQAMKNIISILRRQDKMARGKDGKNSDDDDDDDDDDHDHADNCNEGNGVVDGDCELKHAIRKFCISLICQTVGSRPFRSAILSFSAMKSRKKSWTRQSDKEQRRLCTWHKPGNFNSNLSALTWTAQLILFDFICFQKQDDEDRIPDLLDQMCKKYFQQMTETPYGHILQWRLYLFVASSTELATHQARWSLDGETVDYMGKQLRMEQVSQLALSEFRQAHSLLYDELLFGMEDVAPIEAWRLNDDLDLEDYGASWMTDSRNREILAGTHDALLRQIEGRASLRRVFIRPDQRGLRKSGGGGGSGGRTCLCPKAMAIYEAHVQEFLRRMLTLIQILPGPPLRSPELLSITYINTGPRRRSVLIWEKLVMIHVRYHKSQERTGAEKDNIRFLPPAVGDLLLTYLAFVPPLRQVFLRQSKPGALLSPYLWSKLGGEVWRDGMVSSCLRRACTRAEVPQFQVAWWRQVAASITKEKFSPKEQANFHLHEIATLDEVEDETELADLAGMSNHSFRTFNFAYAGSTTLTVTNSLHRAYRASQSWRSLFRIDSVLQGKRPRTVSEAQAQGSLLSACKKTQFRTRPVAREDGITSVARRLYNDPDLQLRRPGQRDALLATVGLHAPEQVVVVLATGSGKTLIFMVGAALEGSATTILILPTVALSGNMLGRLDKVALKHHIWHPGSRRSAPIVIVSAEAACTESFLEYANQLCSRQQLDRIVVDEL; this is encoded by the coding sequence ATGGGTCTCGACAGCTTTACCTATGATCCCGACCACCGGGTCATAGTCTGCCGGCCCTGCGGCACATGTCTGGTGCCGAGACCGACGAGCTGGAAGAGCCACCTGCGGGCCCAGCCGCACCGGATGAGAGGTGAAGAGCTGCGGCTGACCATCGAGCAGCTCTCGAGCTACTCGCTACGCCCAGTCGACGAGCTACGGCAGTGGCGGGTTGATAGGAAGCGACCATGTCGACCAATAGAGGGGCTTACCGTTTACGAAGGGTACATCTGCTGCACTGATGATGCCGAGTGCGACTACTGCACACGCCGCATCGAAAAGATGCACGACCATATGCCAGCGCATGGCAAGAGGGCCTCACAGTACACCGACGACAGATCACTCTGGAGATCGTGCCGTCTACAAACATATTTCACCGCAAAGGGGCTTATCGACTACTTCGTCATCGATGATCCTTCAATATCGCCAAGGACAGGAGCAGCAGGAGCAGCAGGGGCGGTATCGGGACCACCAACACTGGGGAGTTCACTACCCATATCTCCGTCGTCGCAGGAAGAAGGGAAGCTGTTTGAGGACCTAAAGGCAGACGTCATCCGAGCTTCGCGCGATGTCGAAGAGAAGGCCAGTGTAGTTGAAGGAATCGATGAGTCGCGAGCAGATCGGGTGCCCTGGCTCATCCATACCGGATTTCCCACACATCTACGGGGACTTCGTGACACCGAGATCATATCGTCATATGCCTTGCCGAGAAGCATAGACCCACTGGACGACGGTATCTGTAgtgaggatgacgaggacgacgacgaccacaacgatgacgacgagaacAAGGGAGATGGCACCGGTCGAACCGCTACAGACCTCAGGCGCATCCTCGCTGCGGCAGAGGGCATGCTCCGGGATGCATATAGGTTATGCAGTGACAAATCGCCCGAGCGAAAGATGACACAGCAGCGGGCAAAAAGACTAAGTAATTTCCGTGGTGAGGATAGCAAGCTAAGCAGCATCAAGGCCGATAAATTCCGCAGCTTCAAGAATGAGTCGAGCTTGACCTCCTACTTTCGGATACAAAAGCAGCTCCTCGCATACTACTACCGCACAGTGTTCCGTGCCGACGGACATTTCACCCGAGAGCGTGACGATCAGATAGTACCGAGAGACACCATCGAAGCGACCTCTATGCAGCAGCAGGCTATGAAGAACATCATCAGTATATTACGGAGGCAGGATAAGATGGCAAGAGGGAAGGATGGCAAGAAtagcgacgacgacgacgacgacgacgacgacgatcACGATCACGCTGACAATTGCAACGAGGGCAATGgcgttgttgatggcgaCTGTGAGCTTAAGCATGCCATCCGCAAGTTTTGCATCTCCCTTATCTGCCAGACCGTCGGGAGCAGGCCATTCCGGTCTGCTATACTGAGCTTCAGCGCTATGAAGAGCCGGAAGAAGAGCTGGACGCGCCAGTCGGACAAGGAGCAGCGGAGGCTATGTACCTGGCATAAGCCAGGTAACTTTAACAGCAACCTATCGGCGCTCACCTGGACTGCTCAACTTATCCTATTTGACTTTATATGCTTTCAGAAGCAGGACGACGAAGATAGAATTCCCGACCTGCTCGACCAGATGTGTAAGAAATACTTCCAGCAAATGACAGAGACGCCCTACGGTCATATATTGCAGTGGCGACTATATCTCTTCGTGGCATCCAGCACCGAACTTGCTACACATCAGGCCCGCTGGTCTCTCGATGGAGAGACGGTCGACTATATGGGAAAGCAGCTGCGCATGGAACAGGTATCACAGCTGGCCCTATCTGAGTTCCGTCAGGCACACTCTCTCCTATATGACGAGCTGCTATTCGGAATGGAGGATGTTGCTCCAATTGAGGCGTGGAGGCTGAACGACGACCTAGATCTGGAGGACTACGGTGCTTCATGGATGACAGATAGTAGGAACAGGGAGATACTGGCGGGGACGCACGATGCCCTACTCCGGCAGATTGAAGGTAGGGCGTCCTTACGCAGGGTATTTATACGACCAGACCAGAGGGGGTTGAGGAAaagcggcggcggcggcggcagtGGTGGTAGGACTTGCCTCTGCCCTAAAGCGATGGCCATCTACGAGGCACATGTCCAAGAGTTCTTAAGGAGGATGTTAACGCTCATCCAAATCCTCCCTGGTCCTCCGCTACGATCCCCAGAGCTGCTCTCTATTACATACATTAATACAGGCCCTCGTCGCCGATCCGTGCTAATATGGGAGAAGTTGGTTATGATACATGTGCGGTATCACAAGAGCCAGGAACGGACCGGGGCCGAAAAAGATAACATCAGATTCTTACCTCCCGCCGTTGGAGATCTCCTCCTAACCTACCTTGCGTTTGTACCGCCACTGCGCCAGGTCTTCCTGCGCCAGAGCAAGCCCGGAGCCCTACTGTCGCCCTATCTATGGTCGAAGCTTGGTGGCGAGGTGTGGAGGGATGGTATGGTGTCATCATGCCTCCGGAGGGCATGTACGCGTGCCGAAGTTCCCCAGTTCCAGGTGGCGTGGTGGCGCCAAGTTGCTGCCTCCATCACGAAAGAGAAGTTCAGCCCCAAGGAGCAAGCCAATTTTCACCTGCATGAGATCGCCACGCTGGACGAGGTCGAAGACGAGACAGAGCTGGCAGACCTCGCCGGCATGAGCAATCACAGCTTCCGCACGTTTAACTTTGCCTATGCCGGCAGCACGACCCTGACTGTGACAAACTCACTCCACCGTGCTTACCGAGCGTCGCAGAGCTGGCGGTCTCTATTCCGCATCGATAGTGTGCTCCAGGGTAAGCGGCCACGGACGGTCTCGGAGGCACAGGCACAAGGGTCACTGCTCAGTGCGTGCAAGAAGACGCAGTTTCGTACAAGACCGGTTGCTAGGGAAGACGGCATTACGTCAGTCGCTCGCCGCTTATATAACGACCCCGATCTACAGCTACGCCGTCCTGGTCAGCGGGATGCCTTGCTAGCGACGGTGGGTCTACACGCACCCGAACAGGTCGTCGTTGTTCTTGCGACAGGGTCTGGCAAGACGTTGATTTTCATGGTCGGGGCTGCATTGGAGGGTTCTGCAACAACCATACTGATCCTTCCCACCGTAGCCCTTTCCGGTAATATGCTCGGACGCCTCGATAAGGTTGCGTTGAAGCATCACATCTGGCACCCGGGCTCGAGGAGATCGGCGCCTATCGTTATCGTATCGGCCGAGGCAGCTTGCACAGAAAGCTTCCTCGAGTATGCCAACCAACTATGCAGTCGGCAGCAGCTAGACAGGATAGTGGTTGATGAATTGTAG
- a CDS encoding hypothetical protein (At least one base has a quality score < 10): MQKKDAEGLARAAAVSLSRVGLDCTVSRRYVFNHWSFRGASLNIDCNTDIVSTGSVFSTMKSIEGVGNIWPVNTEKLPSLSPKRTGISETELHRRRYERNNQVKGLPRNNIINHRSVADLDTLSTHIDTGVARLRAENITGAGIRVAVLDGGFDVTVPGLSLTNVDYTHDMTHGGDYVQDECWFHGTQVLGIIGAKGDEVEYNVSGVAPDATYELFRIQPCDSSSATQDARLGSLIDAAGRGVDIITCSYASLGACPEDPWTSVADRIATNGTLVCFPAGNRGPGIFTGSSPADGDYVTAVGSVDNSVTPYYTWEATWSTVNNSAAGSFRIVPSSPFNFPNNTKLTVWAPDVPASDNCLPMPDRSSLPDDLSNVVVLSKYNQCWLDAWGGAHFLTEAFNISYVLYYPGKSNASASDGPLFASSDFQNAKGVATVDYDTASMLLAARKEYGSLEISTNAVSNVSYKVNSLSGLLSSKLTGWGPTRRALSMPLFLAPGGNILSTLPQRFGGFYFQHGSTSMSTPFGAGVAALVKQKHPEYSADDIRNAIATTARPVKWNDAKGHTLEFLAPTFQQGGGLVDAWSAVHATTLLSTASLSFNDTAYRATNLTFSIKNIGKKSAKYRLSHIGAGSGYKLTPVYADIHIHPTSLEIKPGSSATVSVSVIKEPDLSDAATRVSHFSGYVAIEAEGAANKLTLPYTGLGAPFLVLPAINRDTSILSEYNISNDATISLTEERIFNCTLNTTMNSPVTFQDSFHPGVKVDLVVQSRDFALSIVDTNSGKEMFVMTRGSSEDPYLSGWTWYYDGTDANYFHLPAGRYHWRAKALKMTGDPEKKEDYDTWESGSWSLRIVS, encoded by the exons ATgcagaagaaggatgccGAGGGCTTAGCGCGCGCCGCGGCGGTTTCTCTTTCCCGTGTTGGCCTGGACTGCACTGTATCACGACGATATGTTTTCAACCATTGGAGTTTCCGAGGTGCATCCCTTAATATCGATTGCAATACCGATATCGTCTCTACTGGATCAGTCTTTTCTACCATGAAATCCATTGAAGGCGTAGGGAATATATGGCCAGTCAATACAGAGAAACTGCCTTCTCTTAGCCCCAAGAGGACAGGCATCTCGGAGACCGAATTGCACCGTCGACGCTACGAACGAAATAACCAAGTAAAAGGCTTACCTCGTAACAATATTATTAATCACAGATCAGTAGCAGACTTAGATACTTTATCCACTCACATAGATACTGGAGTTGCAAGACTACGCGCCGAGAATATCACTGGTGCAGGTATACGAGTGGCTGTTCTTGACGGGGGGTTCGATGTCACTGTGCCAGGCTTGAGCTTAACAAACGTCGACTACACCCATGATATGACACATGGTGGCGATTACGTACAAGACGAGTGCTGGTTTCACGGTACGCAAGTTTTGGGGATTATAGGCGCCAAAGGTGACGAGGTCGAGTATAATGTCAGCGGCGTAGCACCTGATGCGACGTATGAGCTGTTCCGTATCCAGCCCTGCGACTCGTCATCCGCCACACAAGATGCGCGACTCGGTTCGTTAATTGATGCTGCGGGTAGGGGCGTTGACATAATCACTTGCTCATATGCAAGCCTTGGCGCCTGTCCTGAGG ATCCCTGGACCTCTGTGGCAGATCGTATCGCGACGAATGGCACACTCGTTTGTTTCCCGGCCGGTAATCGCGGACCGGGGATCTTCACCGGCAGCAGCCCAGCCGATGGTGACTATGTCACTGCTGTTGGATCCGTCGACAACTCCGTGACCCCATACTACACATGGGAGGCCACATGGTCTACTGTCAATAATAGTGCAGCAGGCTCTTTTAGGATCGTTCCTAGCTCTCCTTTCAACTTCCCAAACAACACAAAATTGACGGTCTGGGCACCCGACGTCCCTGCCTCAGACAACTGCCTACCAATGCCTGATAGGTCATCTCTACCTGATGATCTATCAAATGTCGTTGTCCTTTCTAAATATAATCAGTGCTGGCTTGATGCATGGGGTGGAGCACACTTCCTCACTGAAGCATTCAACATTTCCTATGTTTTGTACTACCCAGGCAAAAGTAACGCGAGCGCCTCTGATGGCCCGCTTTTCGCTAGTTCTGACTTCCAAAACGCCAAAGGCGTCGCTACGGTTGATTATGACACAGCCTCCATGTTACTGGCGGCAAGAAAAGAATACGGCTCCCTCGAGATCTCTACTAATGCAGTTTCCAATGTATCGTACAAAGTCAACAGCCTGTCAGGTCTGCTCAGCTCAAAGTTAACGGGCTGGGGCCCTACCCGCCGGGCTCTGTCAATGCCTTTGTTCCTGGCCCCAGGAGGTAACATTCTTAGCACACTCCCACAGAGGTTTGGTGGTTTCTATTTTCAACACGGGA GTACTAGCATGTCTACCCCTTTTGGAGCCGGTGTCGCCGCTCTTGTCAAGCAGAAACATCCTGAATACTCAGCTGACGATATCCGGAATGCGATTGCAACAACAGCACGCCCAGTCAAGTGGAATGATGCAAAGGGGCATACACTAGAATTCTTGGCACCAACCTTCCAGCAAGGTGGCGGCCTTGTCGACGCGTGGAGCGCTGTGCATGCCACCACCTTGCTGAGCACCGCTTCCTTGAGTTTCAACGATACTGCCTATCGTGCTACCAACCTTACTTTCAGCATTAAAAACATCGGTAAAAAGTCTGCCAAATACCGATTAAGCCATATCGGGGCTGGATCAGGCTAC AAGCTTACCCCAGTCTATGCCGATATCCACATCCATCCCACATCTCTTGAGATCAAGCCCGGGTCTTCAGCCACGGTTTCAGTGTCTGTCATCAAAGAGCCCGATCTCTCTGATGCCGCCACTCGCGTCTCGCATTTCAGTGGTTATGTTGCCATCGAGGCTGAAGGGGCGGCTAACAAACTCACGCTGCCATACACCGGACTAGGAGCTCCCTTTCTTGTGTTACCGGCTATCAACCGAGACACTAGCATCCTGTCCGAATATAACATCTCAAATGACGCGACGATATCACTGACTGAAGAACGCATCTTCAACTGCACTTTAAACACGACTATGAATTCGCCAGTTACATTTCAAGACAGTTTTCACCCTGGCGTTAAggttgatcttgttgttcAGAGTAGAGACTTCGCCCTTAGTATTGTAGATACTAATTCTGGCAAGGAGATGTTTGTGATGACACGTGGTTCATCTGAGGATCCTTATCTGTCGGGTTGGACATGGTACTATGATGGAACTGATGCAAATTACTTTCATTTACCGGCGGGAAGATATCACTGGCGGGCAAAGGCACTCAAGATGACGGGAGACCCCGAGAAAAAGGAAGACTATGATACTTGGGAGAGTGGAAGTTGGAGTCTTAGAATagtatcttaa